In one Chitinophaga sancti genomic region, the following are encoded:
- a CDS encoding glycoside hydrolase family 31 protein: protein MKKLVLLLLTALQSAATYAQVTKAPNGIIVTVKGHQVGLFATNATFCLSLNDSAAPLPIKSIFIDNQTSSPYTVISTPPLYGIKTAFGKLLINTGTGTWSLYDPANKALIQDGSYQFSDSATAIIYPAAGTCYGSGNITSKDLTKDKSGSAVNNGLAGIPYLWNNTGYSAFGVSVDDNAPATWNNAGQQLTWKYRAKAANLYLWPASTIYDGAKGYVQLTGKPKLPPRWAFGYLQSQWGWEDSTYIANVLNKFRSHKLPVDAFIFDFEWYTTTPDYTVAKEGKEGYSDFNFNPKLFPHPAKQIADLKAEGVKFIGIRKPRLGNNLLLDTARKNGWLSHPESDSRDLNFSNAQARKWFEERTKPMLQKGVDAWWDDEGESYYTCYYWWNTAQYHLLNQVRPNYRHFTINRAFSPGNQRFGYCTWDGDIQSSWASLADVPKDLLNFSLAGMYYGACDIGGFHGTPEKETLVRWFQAGVFFPIMRSHSDLGTTARFPYLWGEDGEAAMRKALELRYRLLPYTYSLGHEAYNTGAPIMRPLVMEYPADPAVANMTDEWLLGKGVLAAPLLNAGGKRTVYLPADTWYDYFSGEEVHGPKTIAVDKQLDEIPVYVRAGTILPLSPVVQYSEQASTAPLEIHIYPGKNGRFNMVEDDGTSYNYTKGTTRTTTFVWDDAAKTLSWKVSGAYAGKNTYKAVKIVLGKEEKNALIGKDGRVNF from the coding sequence ATGAAAAAACTGGTTTTACTCCTGCTGACAGCCTTACAGTCAGCAGCCACGTATGCACAGGTCACGAAGGCTCCCAACGGGATTATTGTCACTGTGAAAGGCCATCAGGTCGGCCTCTTTGCCACGAATGCTACTTTTTGTCTAAGCCTGAATGATTCGGCTGCACCACTCCCCATCAAAAGTATTTTTATAGACAATCAAACTTCCTCGCCCTACACGGTGATTTCGACGCCACCCTTGTACGGGATTAAGACGGCATTTGGTAAATTACTGATCAATACAGGCACCGGTACCTGGTCACTGTATGATCCGGCCAATAAAGCCCTGATCCAGGATGGTAGCTATCAGTTCAGCGATTCTGCTACAGCTATTATTTACCCGGCTGCCGGTACCTGCTACGGGTCAGGAAATATCACATCCAAAGACCTGACAAAGGACAAGTCTGGCTCTGCGGTAAACAATGGCCTGGCAGGTATTCCCTATCTCTGGAATAATACCGGTTACAGTGCTTTTGGTGTTTCTGTCGATGACAATGCACCTGCTACCTGGAATAACGCCGGCCAACAGCTGACCTGGAAATACAGGGCAAAGGCCGCGAACCTTTACCTCTGGCCTGCCAGCACTATCTACGATGGTGCCAAAGGATATGTGCAATTAACCGGGAAACCTAAACTTCCACCGAGATGGGCATTTGGATACCTCCAAAGTCAGTGGGGCTGGGAAGACAGCACTTACATTGCCAATGTGCTCAATAAGTTCCGTTCTCATAAATTGCCTGTAGATGCATTTATCTTTGACTTTGAATGGTATACTACCACGCCCGATTATACCGTAGCCAAAGAAGGCAAGGAAGGGTATAGCGACTTTAATTTCAATCCTAAACTATTCCCCCATCCTGCTAAACAAATCGCAGATCTCAAAGCGGAGGGTGTTAAATTTATTGGTATCCGCAAACCGAGATTAGGCAATAACCTGCTGCTGGATACTGCCAGGAAAAATGGCTGGTTAAGTCATCCTGAGTCCGATAGCCGTGACCTGAACTTTAGTAACGCACAGGCGCGGAAATGGTTTGAAGAACGGACCAAACCAATGCTGCAGAAAGGTGTGGATGCCTGGTGGGATGATGAAGGAGAATCTTATTATACCTGCTATTATTGGTGGAATACAGCCCAATATCACCTCTTGAATCAAGTGCGGCCCAATTACCGTCACTTCACGATTAACAGGGCATTTAGCCCCGGCAATCAGCGGTTTGGTTATTGCACCTGGGATGGTGATATCCAGTCTTCCTGGGCTTCCCTGGCAGATGTACCTAAAGACCTGCTGAATTTCAGCCTGGCAGGTATGTATTATGGCGCCTGTGATATTGGCGGCTTCCATGGTACCCCGGAAAAAGAAACACTGGTTCGCTGGTTCCAGGCAGGGGTTTTCTTCCCGATCATGCGTTCTCATTCCGACCTTGGTACGACAGCGCGTTTTCCCTACCTCTGGGGTGAAGATGGCGAAGCAGCTATGCGCAAAGCACTGGAGCTGAGGTACCGCCTGTTACCATATACTTACAGCCTGGGCCATGAAGCCTACAATACAGGTGCGCCCATCATGCGACCACTGGTGATGGAATACCCGGCAGATCCTGCAGTTGCAAATATGACGGATGAATGGTTACTGGGTAAAGGGGTATTAGCTGCGCCATTGTTAAATGCAGGCGGTAAACGTACTGTTTACCTGCCGGCAGATACCTGGTATGATTATTTTAGTGGTGAAGAAGTACATGGGCCAAAAACAATCGCGGTTGATAAGCAACTGGATGAGATCCCTGTGTATGTTCGTGCAGGTACAATATTGCCGTTGAGCCCTGTTGTGCAGTATTCAGAGCAGGCCAGCACGGCGCCGCTGGAAATACATATTTATCCCGGAAAGAATGGTCGTTTCAATATGGTGGAAGATGATGGTACTTCTTACAATTATACTAAAGGCACTACCAGAACTACAACATTTGTATGGGATGATGCAGCTAAAACACTGAGCTGGAAAGTAAGCGGCGCGTATGCCGGAAAGAATACTTACAAAGCGGTGAAAATTGTATTGGGTAAAGAAGAAAAAAATGCCCTGATTGGAAAAGACGGGCGTGTCAATTTCTAG
- a CDS encoding helix-turn-helix domain-containing protein, translated as MKATPPIIYKSISEFMRDLDMPKPLHPLVALVNYDHEKGSRNLVGVKFMIDFYKISFKKDFSGQIKYGQGYYDFEEGGMAFLAPNQVVTMSAEESCLDGYTLFFHADLIRNYALGQHIQEYGFFSYAVTEALFLSDKEKKVIAGLFENIADELDNNTDIFSQDVLVSQIELLLNYSNRFYNRQFITRKAIHHDVITRMNNYLEARFADQQGGIPSVQEVADHLQVSSRYLSDMLRSLTGQNVQQHIHDRLIERAKIVLSTTRLTVAEIAYQLGFEHPQSFNKLFKRHTHLSPTIFRKSFN; from the coding sequence ATGAAAGCAACACCTCCTATCATATACAAAAGTATCTCCGAGTTCATGCGGGACCTGGATATGCCCAAACCCCTGCATCCCCTGGTAGCATTGGTGAACTATGACCATGAAAAAGGAAGCCGGAACCTGGTTGGAGTAAAGTTCATGATCGATTTTTATAAGATCTCTTTTAAGAAAGATTTTAGCGGGCAGATTAAATACGGGCAGGGGTATTATGATTTCGAAGAAGGAGGCATGGCCTTCCTGGCTCCAAACCAGGTAGTGACAATGTCTGCCGAAGAAAGTTGCCTCGACGGTTATACGCTTTTCTTCCATGCCGATCTGATCCGGAATTATGCTTTAGGACAGCATATTCAGGAATATGGGTTTTTCTCCTATGCGGTAACAGAGGCTTTGTTTTTATCTGATAAAGAGAAAAAGGTGATTGCAGGATTGTTTGAAAATATTGCGGACGAGCTGGATAACAACACAGATATCTTTAGCCAGGATGTGCTGGTTTCCCAGATAGAACTCCTCCTTAATTATAGTAATCGCTTTTATAACCGGCAGTTTATTACCCGAAAAGCAATTCATCACGATGTGATTACCCGGATGAATAATTACCTGGAAGCAAGATTTGCAGACCAGCAGGGAGGCATCCCAAGCGTGCAGGAAGTGGCAGATCACCTGCAGGTATCATCCCGGTATTTGTCTGATATGCTCCGGTCACTAACAGGGCAAAACGTACAGCAGCATATCCATGACCGGTTAATAGAAAGGGCAAAAATAGTATTAAGCACCACACGGCTCACGGTGGCTGAAATTGCCTACCAGTTAGGGTTTGAACATCCTCAGTCATTTAATAAATTGTTTAAGCGTCATACACATCTTTCCCCGACCATCTTCAGAAAATCATTCAATTAA